Genomic DNA from Candidatus Saccharimonadales bacterium:
CGATGGCGCAGAAATTTTGAACGGTTTTGATCCGGCTCAGCCGATGCTGACCATGACTGAAACCGGACTCTTTACCGTTTTTTCAACCGCTCAGTTTTCAATCGCGTACCCAAGCGCTTGGAACGCCCAGGAGCGTGGTGCCAATGGTGACGAAGCAATTTTTCAGTCAGCTGGCGGAGAGTTTGTCCAAATTCTAACGCTTGAAAAACCAGTCAGTCAAAGCCTGGAAGAGTGGTACCGCCAGCAGTTTCCGGCCGAGAATGTTTTGGCCGGCCAGGTCAGCTTCGATGGCGGGTTGAGCGGCTTTCGTTCGGCTGATAATCAAAATTATTATCTTGAGCATGCCGGTGATTCGTCACAAGTCTACGTGGTCACGTACAATTCCGGTCAGCTGACCCAGCTTAACTTCATGACCACTTTTGTGGCCATGGTCAAAACCTTTAGCTTGGTTTTGTAGTCGCATGATTAGCTTCGCGGTTAACCAGACATCCGGGCGGGCATTGCCGAAACGTTTTTGGGAAACCTGGCTCCGCCGGATTGACAATGCTCTGAAGCTTTCAAAACAACTTCATCTCTCGGTCGGTATAGTCGGTGAGACCCGAATGCGCAATCTGAATCGGATGTATCGGGGACAGGATCGAGTCACCGATATTTTAAGTTTTGGCGATCAAGAGCCGGACAGTGATTTTCTGGGAGAGCTGATTATTTGCTACCCACGAGCCCGGCAGCAAGCCCGTCAATTCGGTCATTCGGTCGAAAGAGAGTTCGCGGTTTTGCTGATTCACGGGATTTTACACCTCTTGGGGTATAAACACGATGCCACGCCCGAAGCCGACAAGATGAAGCGCTTAGAGCAGCGCATTTTAGGTTTGAAATGATTGTCTCAAAGCCGGTTTTATGGTATTGTGTATTTATCCTCAACCCTATTTCTTAGGCTTTTAAAGGCGTTTTGCCACCTATGCCCGACCCCCAACTCATCACTGGACTTGATATCGGTTCAACCGCAATTAGACTCGCGGTTGGGCAGTACGTGGTTCGCGATGGCGGTGAAGGAGAAGTCCACATTATTGGCGCCGCCGAAGTTCCGGCCGATGGTATCAGCCGGGGCGTGATTAGCAGCATTGAAGACGCGGTTTCGTCAATCACGGCCGCCCTGGAAAAGGCCGAGCGTATGGTTGGAAATCCGGTCAGCGGTTCGTGGATCGGGATTTCCGGCAGCCACATTAGTTCACAGGAAAGCCGGGGCGTAGTCGCGGTGGCTCGTTCAGACGGCGAAATTTCTGAAGACGATATTGAACGCGCCATTGACGCGGCTCGGACGGTCGCGACCCCGCAA
This window encodes:
- the ybeY gene encoding rRNA maturation RNase YbeY, with translation MISFAVNQTSGRALPKRFWETWLRRIDNALKLSKQLHLSVGIVGETRMRNLNRMYRGQDRVTDILSFGDQEPDSDFLGELIICYPRARQQARQFGHSVEREFAVLLIHGILHLLGYKHDATPEADKMKRLEQRILGLK
- the ftsA gene encoding cell division protein FtsA → MPDPQLITGLDIGSTAIRLAVGQYVVRDGGEGEVHIIGAAEVPADGISRGVISSIEDAVSSITAALEKAERMVGNPVSGSWIGISGSHISSQESRGVVAVARSDGEISEDDIERAIDAARTVATPQNYEILHVIPKSFIVDGQEGIKDPLGMTGVRLEVDTQIIQGLSAQIKNLTKAVYRTGIEIEDLVLSILATSEAVLTNRQKDLG